The proteins below are encoded in one region of Bacteroides uniformis:
- a CDS encoding SusC/RagA family TonB-linked outer membrane protein gives MKTIDIKSNSRILHWAFYIFLFTVLSVGSVYASEDTPSVLSTNQSEKKTVKGNVMDEYGQPLVGVAVQVKGTSLGVVTDLDGNFSFSIPVDSRALLFSYLGMKTQEVSANKSNYKIVMVEDATQMEEVVVIGYGSQSREKITTSVTKLDKEALKNVPYANAASALQGTVSGVRVQSISGQPGAEPRIIVRGGTSINNPNGATPLYIIDGVMRANMVHIASEDIESIQILKDAAATSIYGAQGSNGVVIVTTKKGKAGKTRVEYRYNLTISDIGKKYEFANAEEFLTLMRKGMISPAKFGKATEQRLIGHLGYGTGNDLTNNTAFSTQYLTDENRYKLDQGWKSMPDPVDPSKTLLYSDTDFQDKIYRTGFSHNHHIEVSGGTEKATFNMGLGYMTNEGTVITTSYKRYNFSLNGSLQARDNLKISARTTYSNSFTYGSPLAADATFYRSPAASPTTKFRFEDGSLAPGAAQYLGNAVYHMNKAQREYDYQNLSIGVDADWTILPGLSFKPALSLFEVNSNNYTFWDAFWNGPRDYITTRNANADTYKWRQYQADAVFNYVKSFNEKHNLNVTAGYAYYFRKEARLAAAGRGASTDLIPTLNASSVPVSVSSSITERSMQGIFARIGYDYKDKYLISVSARYDGASNLGTNNKWGFFPGVSLGWHVDKEKFWSFMPENLMRLKLRASYGVNGNISGLGDYTAQGSYSVGSKYLGNAGITMGTMANQDLSWEESKTFDIGTDISFFNNRLNFIFDYFNRTTDNLLTNRTLPHSTGFGSIFTNLGRLQNRGIELEMNARILPVSSSIQWSLGFNASKVTNKILKLPDNGVENNRIGGEYIWDAKLGKHTWQGGLQEGGRIGDLFAYKMIGVYSTDEEAQNANEPIDNVITVPDKTKYGGDAKWQDTDGNGVIDSKDRVYVGNIYPDWTGGINTSLSYKGFDLYCRLDFTLGHTIYNFAKGFLDYNWQGDNNMTKDVVNRSWKEQGDKADMPRFYWHGDRGQQNAIRGSSLYHESGDFLAIREVSLSYTVPANIIQKIRLSGLRFTVTGNNLHYFTKYSGLNPEEGGQDNGRYAMPRNIIFSANVSF, from the coding sequence ATGAAAACAATAGACATTAAATCTAATAGCAGGATATTACATTGGGCATTTTATATTTTCCTTTTTACTGTTTTGAGTGTGGGAAGTGTATATGCATCGGAAGATACTCCGTCTGTATTATCCACTAATCAATCAGAAAAGAAAACAGTAAAAGGAAATGTGATGGATGAATATGGACAACCATTGGTGGGGGTAGCTGTACAAGTTAAAGGAACTTCATTAGGTGTTGTTACTGATTTGGATGGAAATTTTAGTTTTAGTATTCCAGTTGATAGTCGTGCCTTGTTATTTTCTTATTTGGGAATGAAAACTCAAGAGGTATCTGCCAATAAGAGTAACTATAAAATAGTGATGGTAGAGGATGCCACCCAAATGGAGGAAGTTGTAGTCATTGGGTATGGTTCTCAGTCTCGTGAGAAGATTACGACATCTGTGACCAAGCTTGATAAAGAGGCTTTGAAGAATGTACCCTATGCAAATGCAGCTTCAGCCTTACAAGGTACAGTGTCTGGTGTACGTGTGCAAAGTATTTCAGGGCAACCAGGTGCAGAACCTCGTATTATAGTCCGTGGTGGTACTTCCATTAATAATCCTAATGGTGCTACTCCACTATATATTATTGATGGTGTTATGAGGGCGAATATGGTTCATATAGCTTCGGAAGATATTGAATCTATCCAAATTCTGAAAGATGCTGCTGCTACTTCTATTTATGGAGCCCAAGGTTCAAATGGTGTTGTAATTGTTACTACTAAAAAGGGGAAGGCCGGTAAAACCAGAGTTGAATATAGATATAATCTGACAATTTCTGATATTGGTAAAAAATATGAATTTGCCAATGCTGAAGAATTTTTGACCCTTATGAGGAAAGGTATGATTTCACCAGCGAAATTTGGAAAAGCTACCGAACAAAGATTGATAGGACATTTAGGTTATGGAACAGGAAATGATCTGACTAATAATACTGCCTTCTCTACTCAATACTTGACTGATGAGAATCGCTATAAATTAGATCAAGGGTGGAAATCAATGCCAGATCCAGTAGATCCGAGTAAGACATTGTTATACTCAGATACTGATTTTCAGGATAAAATTTATCGTACTGGTTTTTCTCATAATCACCATATTGAAGTTTCAGGTGGAACGGAAAAGGCTACCTTTAATATGGGATTAGGGTATATGACTAATGAAGGAACTGTTATTACAACTTCATATAAACGGTATAATTTTAGTTTGAATGGTTCTTTGCAAGCACGGGATAATTTGAAAATTTCAGCTAGAACTACTTATTCAAACTCGTTTACGTATGGTTCTCCATTAGCTGCAGATGCAACATTCTATCGTTCACCGGCTGCCTCACCTACCACTAAATTCAGATTTGAAGATGGTAGTCTGGCTCCAGGAGCTGCCCAGTATCTGGGAAATGCTGTATATCATATGAACAAGGCACAAAGAGAGTATGACTATCAGAATTTATCAATAGGAGTAGATGCAGATTGGACTATATTGCCAGGATTGTCTTTCAAACCAGCTCTTTCTTTATTTGAAGTGAACAGTAATAACTATACTTTTTGGGATGCTTTTTGGAATGGACCGAGAGATTATATAACTACAAGAAATGCAAATGCTGATACTTACAAATGGCGGCAATATCAGGCAGATGCTGTATTCAACTATGTTAAATCTTTCAATGAAAAACACAATTTGAATGTAACAGCTGGTTATGCTTATTATTTTAGGAAAGAGGCCCGTTTAGCAGCTGCTGGTAGAGGTGCTTCTACTGATTTGATTCCTACTTTGAATGCCTCAAGTGTTCCTGTAAGTGTGAGTAGTTCTATTACAGAGCGATCTATGCAAGGTATTTTTGCTCGTATAGGGTATGATTATAAGGATAAATATTTGATTTCTGTATCTGCAAGATATGACGGTGCTTCCAATTTGGGTACGAACAACAAATGGGGATTTTTTCCTGGCGTGTCATTAGGGTGGCATGTGGATAAAGAAAAGTTCTGGTCATTTATGCCTGAGAATCTAATGCGTCTGAAATTGCGTGCCAGCTATGGAGTAAATGGTAATATTTCAGGCTTGGGGGATTATACGGCTCAAGGTAGTTATAGTGTAGGATCTAAATATTTAGGTAATGCAGGTATCACTATGGGAACTATGGCAAATCAAGACTTGAGTTGGGAGGAGTCTAAGACATTTGATATCGGTACTGATATTTCCTTTTTTAATAATCGGTTAAACTTTATCTTTGATTATTTCAATCGTACCACAGATAATTTGCTGACAAATCGCACTTTACCTCATTCTACAGGCTTTGGCTCTATTTTCACTAATTTAGGGCGTTTACAAAATAGAGGTATTGAGTTGGAAATGAATGCAAGAATATTACCGGTATCCAGTTCTATTCAATGGTCATTAGGTTTTAATGCCTCGAAGGTGACCAATAAAATATTGAAGCTGCCAGATAATGGGGTTGAAAATAATCGGATTGGTGGTGAGTACATTTGGGATGCTAAACTGGGTAAACATACTTGGCAAGGTGGTTTACAGGAAGGAGGACGAATTGGAGATTTGTTTGCCTATAAGATGATAGGTGTATATTCTACTGATGAGGAAGCACAGAATGCTAATGAGCCGATAGATAATGTTATTACAGTCCCTGATAAAACCAAATATGGTGGTGATGCAAAGTGGCAAGATACTGATGGTAATGGTGTGATTGACAGTAAAGACCGTGTATATGTTGGTAATATTTATCCGGATTGGACTGGGGGTATTAATACTTCTCTATCTTATAAAGGGTTCGATTTGTATTGCAGACTTGATTTTACATTGGGTCATACCATATATAATTTTGCCAAAGGCTTTTTGGATTATAATTGGCAGGGTGATAATAATATGACGAAAGATGTCGTAAATCGCTCCTGGAAAGAACAAGGTGACAAAGCGGACATGCCGAGATTCTATTGGCATGGTGATCGTGGACAGCAGAATGCTATCCGAGGTAGCTCTTTGTATCATGAATCAGGAGATTTTCTAGCCATTAGAGAAGTTTCTTTAAGTTATACAGTTCCTGCAAATATCATACAAAAGATTCGTTTAAGCGGACTTCGGTTTACGGTTACGGGAAATAATCTGCACTATTTTACTAAATATTCTGGTCTTAATCCAGAAGAAGGTGGACAGGATAATGGTAGATATGCTATGCCGAGAAATATTATTTTTAGTGCAAATGTATCATTTTAA
- a CDS encoding RagB/SusD family nutrient uptake outer membrane protein — MKIRNIINSTIALFMVLTFASCDALDLKPISFITNESFWQTEDDVKGALNGIYVQLRGAAEHDLYILGEARSEILTVGIGGYGGYDIYYYNTLTQANMPISWIRYYQIVNSCNLLLKYAPNVTFNNETSRNKMLAQAYTMRAFMYFVMTRTWGDLIIHTDPIENTNSEVLYKERRPQTEVFQLIKDDLEKALSLYPDDNFGDQRAMWSKPATLALKAEVYLWSGKKMNGGSSDIETALNALNSIKTDKLRLQPDFADVFAYDNKGNDEILMSVRFQDLESGINYFRYMWIHASAVPGDAPQEVKDIVYPIGPGQGIIVASDEYRKQYTEDDTRKNASFLEIYSKDQETGENKFYVSVVLKGKGLVRDGDRIFADDIILYRYADILLMKAEAKNALGQDPSAEINEVRKRAYKDKYEEHIYVNSTKEANDAAILKERLLELAFEGKRWWDLVRFDKAFDLVPSLREHKGEDYMMLFPIPLSTISVEPKVTQNPGWDK; from the coding sequence ATGAAAATTAGAAATATAATAAATAGTACAATAGCTTTGTTTATGGTCCTGACATTTGCTTCTTGTGATGCACTAGACCTTAAGCCAATAAGCTTTATAACGAATGAATCTTTCTGGCAGACAGAAGATGACGTGAAGGGTGCGTTAAATGGTATTTATGTCCAGTTACGAGGAGCTGCTGAACATGATTTGTATATATTGGGGGAAGCGCGTAGCGAAATACTGACTGTAGGTATCGGTGGATATGGCGGATATGATATTTATTATTATAATACGTTGACACAAGCTAATATGCCTATATCCTGGATACGTTATTATCAGATAGTCAATTCATGCAATCTTCTTTTAAAGTATGCTCCCAATGTGACTTTTAATAACGAGACTTCCCGCAATAAAATGTTGGCTCAAGCTTATACAATGAGGGCTTTCATGTATTTTGTGATGACTCGTACATGGGGGGATTTGATAATCCATACAGATCCTATTGAAAACACAAATTCAGAAGTCCTTTATAAAGAAAGAAGACCCCAAACGGAAGTTTTCCAACTGATAAAAGATGATTTGGAGAAAGCTTTGTCTTTATATCCGGATGACAATTTCGGTGATCAAAGAGCTATGTGGTCAAAACCGGCAACATTGGCTTTGAAAGCTGAAGTATATCTTTGGAGTGGAAAAAAAATGAATGGTGGAAGCAGTGATATTGAAACTGCATTAAATGCTTTGAATTCAATTAAAACGGATAAGCTTCGTTTACAGCCGGATTTTGCTGATGTATTTGCTTATGATAATAAGGGTAATGATGAAATCTTGATGAGTGTTAGATTTCAGGATTTGGAATCTGGTATTAACTATTTCAGATATATGTGGATACATGCGAGTGCTGTTCCTGGAGATGCTCCTCAAGAGGTAAAGGATATAGTTTATCCGATAGGGCCGGGACAAGGTATTATAGTAGCTTCGGACGAGTATAGAAAGCAATATACAGAAGATGATACTCGAAAAAATGCTTCTTTTCTTGAGATTTATTCTAAAGATCAGGAAACTGGAGAAAATAAATTTTATGTTAGTGTAGTATTAAAAGGTAAAGGCTTGGTGCGAGATGGTGATCGTATTTTTGCAGATGATATCATATTGTACCGTTATGCTGATATTTTATTAATGAAGGCTGAGGCTAAAAATGCTTTGGGACAAGATCCTTCTGCAGAAATTAATGAGGTCAGGAAACGTGCATATAAAGACAAGTATGAAGAGCATATTTATGTGAATAGCACAAAAGAGGCGAATGATGCAGCTATCTTGAAAGAAAGACTTTTAGAATTGGCTTTTGAAGGTAAAAGGTGGTGGGATTTGGTACGTTTTGACAAAGCCTTTGATTTGGTTCCTTCTTTGAGAGAGCATAAGGGGGAAGATTATATGATGCTGTTCCCCATTCCTTTGTCAACAATAAGCGTGGAGCCGAAAGTTACTCAAAATCCTGGTTGGGATAAATAA
- a CDS encoding sialidase family protein, giving the protein MKKSIFLFYCLLVHLCSATTLFAQQNDVLIPGVKKIKDVIIYKDTMFYSAFPSAVKLSNGEILVSFRRAPDRKVFKEKKNNHLDPNSYLVVVRSKDGEHWTKEPELLYAHPFGGSQDPCLLKLKDGTLLCASYLWTFIRPDGLAVLKKPFVQNTDAVFAGGYLLRSYDDGRTWNDLIIPCSVPSEINYSGLGGKLPAYNRGALYEGKDGRIFWAVVASDTEALRNTSVYLLISKDKGKTWEYGTKIAKDKKVSFNETSMYETPNGDLIAFMRSEAFGDQACIARSIDGGKTFGEWKSMGFKGHPLQAMRLPDNRVLLTYGYRHEPCGVRARILNAECTDFATAPEIIIRDDADDGDVGYTWAVQLDEKRVLVVYYINFDRAKGTRHIQGSILEIEPQG; this is encoded by the coding sequence ATGAAAAAGTCTATATTTCTCTTTTATTGTCTGCTTGTCCACTTGTGTTCTGCGACAACATTATTTGCTCAACAGAATGACGTTTTGATACCAGGTGTCAAGAAAATAAAGGATGTAATAATATATAAGGATACCATGTTTTACTCCGCTTTTCCTTCAGCTGTAAAATTATCGAATGGAGAGATACTGGTATCGTTCAGAAGAGCTCCAGACCGTAAAGTCTTTAAGGAGAAGAAGAATAATCATTTGGACCCGAATAGTTATCTGGTAGTAGTGAGATCCAAAGATGGCGAACATTGGACCAAGGAACCGGAACTGCTTTATGCCCATCCGTTTGGAGGCTCACAAGATCCATGTTTGTTGAAGTTGAAAGATGGAACACTGCTATGTGCTAGTTATTTGTGGACATTTATTCGTCCGGATGGTTTAGCTGTTCTTAAGAAACCGTTCGTACAGAATACAGACGCTGTTTTTGCAGGAGGATATTTGCTCCGTTCTTATGATGATGGTAGAACTTGGAATGATTTGATTATACCTTGTAGCGTTCCGTCTGAAATAAATTATAGTGGATTGGGAGGTAAATTGCCGGCTTATAATCGTGGCGCTTTGTATGAAGGAAAAGATGGACGTATTTTTTGGGCAGTAGTAGCTTCTGATACAGAAGCTTTAAGAAATACGTCGGTCTATTTGCTTATATCCAAAGATAAAGGAAAAACATGGGAATACGGTACGAAAATTGCTAAAGATAAAAAGGTCTCGTTTAATGAGACTTCCATGTATGAAACGCCTAATGGGGATTTGATTGCTTTTATGCGTTCGGAAGCGTTTGGTGACCAAGCTTGTATTGCACGGTCCATAGATGGTGGGAAAACATTTGGTGAATGGAAAAGTATGGGGTTCAAAGGACATCCTCTCCAGGCAATGAGGCTGCCAGACAATAGAGTTTTGTTGACATATGGTTATCGTCATGAACCTTGTGGAGTTAGAGCCAGAATTCTTAATGCAGAATGTACAGATTTTGCCACGGCTCCTGAGATTATCATAAGAGATGATGCGGATGATGGAGATGTCGGATATACATGGGCTGTACAGCTGGATGAGAAGAGGGTATTGGTGGTATACTATATAAACTTTGACAGAGCCAAAGGTACTAGACATATACAAGGCTCTATTTTAGAGATTGAACCGCAAGGATAA
- a CDS encoding glycoside hydrolase family 172 protein, whose product MMKRKQIPGNMDSSPQKMSRRKALATMAGAVGLAALPGVGHALNPIKKERRDIQTSAFTSIHTMRNAVSRQFTTFDLNTKIKAHLVGPGEKSVLVDHTSPGVITRMWFTINGWFWENWDLSKERWPDPTILKMLILRIYWDGEDYPSVECPIGDFFGIGHCEYKHYMSKYIGMSSGGFYCYFPMPFKKVRIEVENLHHRLTTSVFLNANYDQLESLPEGMGRFHCLYNAGTNPGYEPLTILQTKGHGHFIGCSLSMQSWLPNYLGYLEAPEFIYIDTEDKSVPTIVGSGLEDYFNGGWYFREGEFCGELHGVPIKDPLRSMVSMYRYHEQDAICFNESFIFDFINPRKPEQTRPFKFSSAAFWYQDKAVPLAFKLPEKEKLVDWYRMRDTDHQAIP is encoded by the coding sequence ATGATGAAGAGAAAACAAATTCCGGGCAATATGGATTCCAGCCCTCAAAAGATGTCTCGTCGTAAAGCATTGGCTACTATGGCAGGTGCCGTAGGATTGGCAGCATTACCTGGTGTAGGGCATGCATTGAATCCCATCAAGAAAGAACGGAGAGACATTCAAACCTCTGCTTTTACATCTATCCATACTATGCGTAACGCTGTATCTCGTCAGTTTACGACTTTTGACTTGAATACTAAGATTAAAGCCCATTTGGTTGGACCGGGTGAGAAATCTGTACTGGTAGATCACACTTCTCCTGGTGTAATTACCCGTATGTGGTTTACTATTAATGGTTGGTTTTGGGAAAATTGGGATTTAAGTAAGGAGCGGTGGCCTGATCCTACTATTTTGAAAATGCTGATTTTGCGTATTTATTGGGATGGTGAGGACTATCCTTCTGTAGAATGTCCGATTGGTGACTTCTTTGGTATAGGGCATTGTGAATATAAGCATTATATGTCCAAATATATAGGTATGTCCAGTGGAGGTTTCTATTGTTATTTTCCGATGCCATTTAAAAAGGTAAGGATAGAAGTGGAAAATCTTCATCACCGTTTGACTACAAGCGTTTTCTTAAATGCCAATTATGATCAATTGGAGAGTTTACCTGAGGGTATGGGACGATTCCATTGTTTATATAATGCTGGTACCAATCCTGGTTATGAACCATTAACCATATTGCAGACTAAAGGACATGGACATTTTATTGGCTGTTCCTTGTCCATGCAGAGTTGGCTTCCAAACTACTTGGGATATTTGGAAGCACCCGAGTTTATTTATATCGATACGGAAGACAAAAGTGTACCGACTATAGTTGGTTCTGGACTTGAAGATTATTTTAATGGTGGCTGGTATTTTAGGGAAGGTGAATTCTGTGGAGAGTTGCATGGAGTTCCTATAAAGGATCCGCTCCGTTCGATGGTGAGTATGTATCGTTATCATGAGCAAGATGCAATCTGTTTCAATGAAAGTTTTATTTTTGATTTTATAAATCCCCGTAAACCGGAGCAGACCCGGCCCTTTAAATTCTCTTCGGCGGCTTTCTGGTATCAAGACAAAGCTGTACCTCTGGCGTTCAAATTACCAGAGAAAGAAAAGTTGGTTGATTGGTATAGAATGCGTGATACAGACCATCAAGCTATACCATAA
- a CDS encoding glycoside hydrolase family 3 N-terminal domain-containing protein: protein MLLEDRILKKWLLPFILSVLIAVDSMAQCIPVYKDSSMSVERRVTDLLGRMTLREKIAQLSHLHGYQLYNGQEVDYQKLRDAAGDISYGCIEGFNLTGENVRKAFHAIQKYMVEETRLGIPVFTVTESLHGSVHDGSTIFPQSVAVGSTFNLDLAYQMTKAIATELRSQGVIQTLSPGLDVVRDLRWGRVEESFGEDPWLVGQMGIAQVKGYIDGGISPMLKPFGPGGAPLGGLNLASVESGERDIRNIHIKPYEMAVRNTEVKAVMTSYNSWNGIPNSASSYLLTNILRNEWGFKGYVYSDWGAVAMLKDFQHTAKDDSEAAIQALTAGVDLEASSNCYWALEQLIEQGRFDEKYVDLAVGRILRVKFELGLFENPYQGADMPGVAMRTKEAVELSRRVADESIVLLKNENTLLPLNLNKIKSLAVIGPNANQVQFGDYTWSRSNKDGVTPLEGLKKRVGNKIKINYAAGCDLITDNKSGFDEAVAAVKASDMAVVFVGSSSASLARDYSDATCGEGFDLSSLDLTGVQEELVEEIYAIGKPVIVVLVTGKPFSISWIKEHIPAIVVQWYGGEKAGDAIADMLLGNINPSAKLPFSFPQSVGHLPVFYNHLPTDKGFYRRPGRPNEPGRDYVFSSPAPLWSFGHGLSYTTFEYLNAHYSAELLHPSDTLIVSVSLKNTGSVAGKEVVQLYVRDVVSSVVTPVKQLKAFSKPFLQPGEMQTVVLKLPIQELALYDLSMKKVVEEGEYEIQIGTASDDIRLRRTIFVGRQPVTSNSLGHNDFCMDEIVKNPGRKIKVAGCVRDVQATPISGIEIKSNYSGRTVISKEGGRYSILTVENDVLTVSAKGFETVNIKVNKQKDIDIKLNYSHD from the coding sequence ATGTTACTTGAAGATAGGATTTTGAAAAAATGGTTATTACCTTTTATATTGTCGGTTCTTATTGCCGTAGATTCCATGGCTCAATGCATTCCGGTGTACAAGGATTCTAGTATGTCTGTTGAACGACGGGTTACAGATTTATTGGGCAGAATGACATTACGAGAAAAAATAGCACAATTAAGTCATTTGCATGGTTATCAATTATACAATGGTCAAGAGGTGGATTACCAAAAATTAAGAGATGCAGCTGGTGATATTAGTTACGGCTGTATTGAGGGATTCAATCTTACTGGTGAAAATGTGCGGAAAGCATTTCATGCAATTCAGAAATATATGGTTGAAGAGACACGCTTGGGAATCCCAGTTTTTACAGTAACTGAGTCTTTACATGGCTCGGTACATGATGGTTCTACCATTTTTCCTCAATCTGTAGCCGTTGGTAGTACTTTTAATTTAGATTTGGCTTATCAGATGACTAAAGCAATTGCTACAGAATTAAGGTCCCAAGGGGTAATTCAGACTCTTTCACCAGGATTGGATGTTGTTCGGGATTTGCGATGGGGGCGTGTTGAGGAATCGTTTGGTGAAGATCCTTGGCTAGTGGGACAGATGGGGATTGCACAAGTGAAAGGTTATATTGACGGAGGAATATCTCCAATGTTGAAACCTTTTGGACCGGGAGGAGCTCCTTTGGGAGGGCTGAACTTGGCTTCAGTTGAGAGTGGAGAACGGGATATACGTAATATCCATATCAAGCCGTATGAGATGGCTGTTCGGAATACGGAAGTGAAGGCGGTGATGACCTCCTATAATTCTTGGAATGGCATCCCTAATTCTGCTTCTTCTTATTTACTGACGAATATTTTACGCAATGAATGGGGATTCAAAGGATATGTATATTCCGATTGGGGGGCAGTGGCTATGTTGAAGGATTTTCAGCATACAGCTAAGGATGATAGTGAAGCGGCTATCCAAGCCTTGACTGCGGGGGTGGACTTGGAAGCTTCCAGTAATTGCTATTGGGCTTTGGAGCAATTGATAGAGCAAGGCAGGTTTGATGAAAAATATGTGGATTTGGCTGTTGGACGTATCTTACGTGTTAAATTTGAATTAGGATTGTTCGAGAATCCATATCAGGGCGCTGACATGCCGGGAGTAGCCATGCGTACTAAAGAAGCGGTGGAGCTATCGCGCAGAGTGGCTGATGAATCGATTGTTTTATTGAAGAATGAAAATACTCTTTTACCCTTAAATTTGAATAAAATAAAATCATTAGCAGTGATTGGGCCGAATGCTAATCAAGTACAGTTCGGGGATTATACATGGAGCCGGAGTAATAAAGATGGGGTTACTCCACTTGAAGGCCTAAAGAAACGGGTTGGAAATAAGATAAAAATAAATTATGCGGCAGGATGTGATCTTATTACAGATAATAAATCCGGATTTGATGAAGCTGTAGCTGCTGTAAAAGCGAGTGACATGGCTGTTGTATTTGTTGGTTCTTCTAGTGCTTCACTGGCACGTGACTATTCAGATGCTACATGTGGGGAGGGGTTTGACCTCTCTTCTCTGGATCTGACAGGTGTACAAGAAGAATTGGTGGAAGAAATCTATGCAATAGGAAAACCTGTTATAGTTGTATTGGTTACAGGTAAGCCTTTTTCTATTTCTTGGATAAAAGAACATATTCCAGCCATAGTTGTACAATGGTACGGTGGTGAGAAAGCTGGAGATGCAATAGCTGATATGTTATTGGGAAATATTAATCCTTCAGCCAAACTTCCATTCTCGTTTCCGCAGAGCGTAGGACATTTACCGGTTTTTTATAATCATTTGCCAACGGACAAAGGATTCTATCGTCGTCCTGGTAGACCAAATGAACCTGGACGTGATTATGTTTTTTCTTCACCAGCTCCGTTATGGTCTTTTGGGCATGGATTGAGTTATACTACATTTGAGTATTTGAATGCTCATTATTCTGCAGAGTTATTACATCCATCTGATACCTTGATTGTCAGTGTATCTTTGAAGAATACGGGTAGTGTAGCGGGAAAGGAGGTAGTACAGCTTTATGTTCGAGATGTGGTCAGTTCGGTTGTGACTCCGGTCAAGCAACTGAAGGCATTCTCAAAACCATTCTTACAACCAGGCGAAATGCAGACAGTTGTTTTGAAGCTACCAATACAAGAATTGGCCTTATATGATTTGAGCATGAAAAAAGTAGTAGAAGAAGGGGAGTATGAAATACAGATAGGAACAGCCTCAGATGATATCAGATTACGAAGGACAATCTTTGTTGGCAGACAGCCGGTGACTAGTAATAGTCTTGGTCATAACGACTTCTGCATGGATGAAATTGTGAAGAATCCAGGAAGAAAGATAAAGGTTGCTGGTTGTGTCAGAGATGTACAAGCAACCCCTATAAGTGGAATTGAAATCAAATCTAATTATTCTGGTAGAACGGTTATAAGTAAGGAAGGCGGAAGATATTCCATTCTGACTGTAGAAAACGATGTGCTAACGGTTTCTGCCAAAGGATTCGAGACAGTAAATATCAAGGTGAATAAACAAAAGGATATAGATATAAAATTGAATTACAGTCATGATTAA